TCTATCCTTTCTTAACCATTCAAAGAAGAATATTCAATATTCAAGGAGGAGAAAGAAACCTGAACCATAGCGACGGAGGTCGAGGTACCACCAGTAGCTCTCTTTGTCGAGTTTCAACTCATCAAGTCTCGCTTCCAACACTCCAAGTCTTTCCTCTCTTTGGCTTCCACCTATCAGCTCCCCTACCTTTTCTCACCAAAATCCCCACATCATTCATTCAttaacaacttcttcttcttatctaaCAAGTTTTCTTTATGCGTAATGATCTTAATCTTACCCGAGGCACGAGCATATCCATTGCTGCGACTGTCTTCCCATCATCATTCTCACGCATGTAAAACGCTTTTATCTCCTTTGGATAATCTCTTATTATCACAGGGCGACCCCCAAATGCCTCTTCTGTTATGTACCTTTCATGCTCGCTCTGCAAATCCAGTCCCCACTTCACCTACAAGAACCAGAGATATTAGAGAAGGAAATGCATAATGAACCAGCTCAAATCTATTCTAAAGGAGAAAGTAAAGATTAAAGCCTTTTACCGggaattcaaaatttttgtttgCTTTCAGAAGAAGTTCAATGGCGTCTGTGTAACTCAGCTGAAGAAATTCTTTCTCAACTACGTCCTTAGATTGTAAAACAGTCATAATATCAGCCAGTGCAAACTAcatagatatattattttctgatcACAAAGTGAAAATCAATCAGAGGGACATACACTCAAGCGATGAATGATTCCTTTCTCAATCCATGTATCAAAAAACTCCATGTCTTCCTTGCAATTATCAAGAACGTATTTAACCTATGAAAAAGATAAATTCCAATGAAAACAATTCTAGACGGCTTTACAAAACTGACAagctcatatatatatatatatattttgaaggaATATATAAAGTGAAGCAGCAACATACGACGTACTGGAGGTAGGCGGTGGCACAAGCCATGTCATCATCCAGGTCGGCAAAAGCAAGTTCTGGTTCAATCATCTTTTATATTGTAGAAAGAGAGAGGTCTTTAGAAAAGTGCACATAGGGAAATAAACATTCAATTTGTGAGTTTTAGCTGGAAGATGAAGTAACGCTGACCCAGAATTCAGCCAAGTGCCTGGAGGTGTTGGAGTTCTCAGCTCGAAATGTAGGACCAAATGTGTATATCTGTAGAGTCATACAGATGAGACATCTTTAGCCAATAACCAAAATCTAGCTCACAGGATACTACTCGAGGAAGTAATGTTTTACATCTGAGAGAGCGGTGGCATAAGTTTCTCCATTGAGCTGCCCAGAGACGGTCAAGAACGCTGGTTTCCCAAAGAAGTCCTGAGGAGTGAATACAAGCACGAAATGAGTTACAGTTGCAAGTTCATCTCTTACCATTCTTAAGATAAAAAAGGTTGGTGGTGGAACAATACCTGAGACCAATCGACCAACCCTCCCTTTGTTTTCGGAATTGCATCGATGGAAGTATTGGTGGTCTCATGGGAGCTGGGGATCTAAAACGTGAAGTACAGCTTAGTTGTAACTATATCCTTCTGAGTTGAGAGTTGTAGTACTTGTGGAGAGCCAAGGTACTTACGAGAGTGGTGACACAGAACTGTTCACCAGCGCCTTCACAATCGGAGGCAGTGATAATAGGGCTTGCCACCCAGACAAATCCACTTTCTTGAAAGAACTTGTGTGTAGCATACGCCAGAGTATTCCTAACTCTAGCCACCTGATACAagatgttataaaaatattcaagaaACACACAGAACATGATCATTTCTCCGGTCTGGAGTTTATGGACACCATACAAAGCAAAtgaaaaaaaggaaactttTGTCCTTAGAAGACGCAACAATCAAGTAAGAAAGAAACATTACCGCGCCAAAAGTATTGGTTCTGGGACGAAGATGAGCCTTGGTTCTCAAAAACTCCCGGCTGACCCTCTTCTTCTGGATGGGATAGGAAGAGTCACACTTTCCAACCTAACGATATAGTGACAACAAGATTCATTGAAAAAAACGTAATACTTTCAAAATCTCAAGGAGTTCCAAAAGCAAAAGACAGTAGTAGTACCAGAATGATTTTGTGAACCTTAAGCTCCACCTTTTGCTTAGTCCCCTGGCTGGCCACAATAGTACCTTGTACACATACAGATGCTCCAGTCAAAACCGAACCAGCTTCTACCTATTTTGATTATCATCATTTTAGCTAATGAAAAtgtctctcttttttattttaattcaagTAAATAAGCATTGTTACCTGATCATACCCCTCTGCGTCCGGATTCATCACACATTGCAAGTTTGATAAGCATGAGCCATCGTTTATCTCGATGAATGTGACACTGCTCTGAGATCGAAGTGTTCGAACCCAACCCATAACGCTGAGGCTCTGCCCCACCCGACCCAGACCTTCGTCTGCTCCTCCTTTCACTTCAGCTATCCTCAGCTTCTTCCTAAATTCTCCGACTTTACTCCCAATTCGTTGCTCATGATTGTTCTTTCCGTCACTGGAACTGGGAGATACAGAAGTAGCGGTGCAAAAGCATCTCCGGCGAGAATTTGCCGGAGAATCTTCGAAAAGCGGGCGGCGATGAGGGCGGAAGAGAGAGTAATGAGAAGGATTAGAGATGGGGAAGAAGGATAAGAAACGGAGAGTAGAGAATGGAGTGAGACGGAGTGACGTCGCCGGCAGAAACGCCGCCGCCATTGGACTTCGCCGGTGAGTTGAAGTATTTTGATAAATGAATTCACTACAAAGCTCTCTCGTTTGGTTTCTTATCATCATTACATTGGGCCTGTAATGGATAATGCATTTTTAAGCCAGTTTAATCTAATTGGGCTTGTCGAGGAATAAACTGAAAGCAAATAATATCCAAGAAACCACACCAATGGCTCCATCGAAAATCACCGTTATACTCTATGTTCTATGTACCGGGCACGTATCGGATAGGTATTTATGATTTGCTTCGTATGTCACAgatatctaatttttcgatttactttgtttcagaaaaatacggatattcgaaaaaacggatatccgaaaaataaataaatatttgcggatatttacgaatacttacgtctgattaatacaaataatcttaaaagtttgatacaaatttgtttttaaaatatttttttgcatgatatatatgataaaaattttAAGAAGTAGTAAATCTacatatttcattattttgtaaatCTTTTGAACTTaattaacaataataataacacaaaacttaagaaaaaaattataattgtcataaatatgttcttttccttttatgtaatacttttatataagtaataatatgaatagaatttatcaaatcatacgttagaataataattatataattttatacattaaaaactttaaatataatcaagatatacatgtatttatatattatcagatcagatcggatatccgattctcaaaattttaatatttgtgatttgcttcgattttaacggatattaatttttaatatttgctttgcttcgaaagtttacggatatctggaatttttggatcgaatcgaaacgaataacaaatcgaatcaaatttaacggcTAAAATGTCCGGCACTACTATAGACTCCCTTGAGATAATGAGATATATGAATGTAGGTATTGGTATTTACAAAACTATTAATTTGGGTGTCGTTGAATAATAGGCATCAAAGTCAAGATGGCCGAGTTGGTCTAAGGCGCCCGCTTCAGGTGCGGGTCCGAAAGGGCGTGGGTTCAAATCCCACTCTTGACAttatttttgtctttcttttgtCATTTTTAGTTCCTTTTgctatctattctattaaaatgaAAGCAGTTTTGATAAATCTACTTATAAATGTTGTTTGGACCCTTTccttttattatgttttggtcTAACTCTATTTATTATAACAAACTTTATCAACTGAAAGGACATCATCGTTTATTATAACATCATGTGAGTTTATTTATCGGACctataaagaatatttttagaatatacGGACAAATCTTTATATTTAACTAAATGAGACTATTATCTTACCGAAAAACGCCATCGTATATCTTATATAAGCAATAATATAGCTTTATAATAACTATAGATTAAATCCCTTTTATATATttgcttttatattttatattttgatagttaatatatatatatatatatatagttgtgtGAAATAATCTTTCCAATACcaacatatatatttacacTTCATAATTCCTACActattaaacaaacaaacatcatttttaaaaacatttcaaCCAAATTTCAAAAACGCAGATGCTTGATCACATCAATATAAATCATGATGACTctattcttaaaaaatttatatgaacacaaaataaaaatcaatttaaatttttatttttaccggAAAAAAACCTGCGTtttctaagcgcgggtcaaaatctagttttactTTAATCTTGTTAATGTTGATACCCGTAGGAATAGTGAAAGGATATATTCAATATAAACTAAAACATTTTAAGTTAATAagaagtaaataatatatacctaccaaaaaaaagaagtaaataatatataaattataattagtgtagataaaatataatatgttggatCATCAAGCGGGTGGAGGGTCACGCATAAACAGTGAGGCTCGAGCCTCAGCTCTAGAATGGTTGACTACATGGGCCAAAAGTAAGTCGACACGTGGAAAAAGGGTCCCACATCCACATGGTGGCAGTTGAGATGTTGACTAAATGACCCTAAGCTCCTAAACCCAACCCAACCCAACCCAACCCAACAACTAGTAAACGGTTCTCTCACAGACCGATGAGGTTGCTCACCTGCATTCACTCCTCTTTGCCTCCAATATCCTTTCCTTTTGTTATTATACTGATATCTCTATACATGGTTCCACCTATCAGTGCAAGTACAAGACAATAACTCCAAACATAATTAAGCTCTATAACATTCAATTATTTACTTACTTTTAGGTTCTAGATACCTACCCAATAGTAGTTGTAAGATAAACATAGACAGACagacagagaaagagagaaagagaggtgaTGGTAAAGAAGTTGAGTTGGTGGAAACAAAGGCAGGCGAGACAGGTGTGAACCGGTTGTTGTTGACTCTCACCATTCATTACTAAACCCATGAAGTTTCATTAGTTACCCTCTATAAACCAGTTTTGTTTCTCACCTCTTTTAAGACGAGGAGCACTATGGTTGCATCTAATGTTGTATATACCATtaattctctttaaaaaaaaaaaacaaatgataacaGCTAAACGTAATatgaactaaacaaaaaaaaagtgtaattGAAAAGTTATGATCTCTCTATTAGACAGCTTAACCAACAAAGCTAACCCCACTTTCACTTCATATttaatctctctttctctcctcttCTTTCTTCAACCATCTGCTTCTCTTAACATCCgagtatttttttatcaatgagCATCTCAATGATGAAGTTCTTGAACCAAACCCTTTGTCTCTCTCTTGTCCTCTGCATATCCATGACTACTATGTCCTTTGCTCAGACATGTTCCAAATACAAATTCTCCAGTAACAATGTTTTTGCTTCCTGCAACGACCTTCCTTTTCTTGATTCTTTCCTCCATTACACTTATGATTCTTCCACCGGGACCCTCCACATCGCTTACCGCCACACCAAACTGACCTCTGGCAAATGGGTTGCTTGGGCCGTGAACCCCACGTCTACGGGAATGGTGGGAGCTCAAGCGATCGTGGCTTATCCACAATCAGACGGCACTGTCAGGGTTTACACTTCCCCTATCAGAAGCTACCAGACAAGTCTACAGGAGGGTGATCTGAGTTTCAACGTCTCTGGGTTGTCTGCAACTTATGAGAACAACGAGATGGGCCCCCAGACCCAACATACGATTGTGAGCGAGCCCCTATAACCACGCTTTCTGCAATTGCTTGTGCTACACTGTTATTCTGATCAGATACATAGCATATAGACCATACCTCAAAACAGTGTAAGAGAGCTAGGATTCGTTGGATAAGGGGTAGGAGATCCATATAGTGATAGGGGTGTAGGAGGGACTGTCTCACCTCGAAAGAAGAAGCTTCAAAGATAACTTTCTTGACCCGCAAGCTACCCATCGCTTCTATAGCCCACAGAAGAGATTTAAGGTCTGACTCCCGTTTATAGGCAGAGGAACAGAAAGCTCGACGACTATGATGAATAGGACGCCCACAGCTATCTCTTGTGATCCAGCTTGCTCCCGTAAACGGTCCCAAACTACTCCAAGCCATTCCAATGTTACATTTGATGGAACCCAAGGGAGGCTTAGTCCATATATTTTGAACAGTAGGAGGTTGAACCTGTACTTCCTCGCATGCCAGAACATTCGAATTAACCTTATTCCAAATCTCTGCTTCTTCTAGAGCTTTAGTAACCATTGAAGAAGCTGATATACGGGTCTTTTCAAACATCAGAGCATTCCTCCCCTTCCAGAGATTCCAAAGTATCCAGGGGAAAGATTTGATGTTGCTCTGCCTCcaactttgtttttttgtacCCGCCACAAGGTAATGAAGGTTGAGGAAAATGGATGTAGTGGAGAATCCTGTGGGAGGGGGCTCAATATGTGCAAGTCTCCAGGCCTCTACTGCTGTAGGACAGAGGAACAATACATGACAAATCGTTTCCGATGCCTGACCACAGGCTAGGCAAGTCGAATCTACGTGTATACCCCTGGACTGAAGACGTTCTGACACCGCCAACGCACCAGACAAAGCTCTCCAGAGAAAATGTTGGATCTTTGGGGAAGTCTTGAGTTTCCAGATGCTTTTCCATAATTGCTTCTCCACTGGAGGGAGAGGACGAGGAGACGGGTTGTTAGAGTTATGGATCACAGACAGCATTTTGTAGCCACTTCTCGTCGTATACACACCATCTTTTGTAAAACCCCACACATCTGTATCTTGCTTATCCAAGGAGAGTTTGATTTTAAGAATCCGAGCCGCATCCTCTTCAGTAAAGGTATCAAACACTTTCTGAATATCCCAAGCAGAAGAATTAGGGAGCCTCAAGTCACTGACCAATAATGTGAGGTCTACGATACTATTTTGGCGGTACATGGGGGGCCTCGACTCATCATCCAGCAACCAGTTAGAGGTCCACACATTAGTCTGTTCCCCTGACCCAATAGTCCTTAGCATACCTGATTTTAAAGCTTCTCTACCATGGAGTATGCTCCTCCAAATGAAAGACGGACGGGAACCAATACTAGCTTCCAAGAAAGACCCATTTTTGAAATATCTGCTCTTTAAGACTCTAGCCATTAGAGAATCAGGTCTCGAGAAAACTCTCCACGCTTGCTTACCAAGTAAAGCTTGATTAAAGCGTCCCAAATCATGAAAACCCAGACCACCCTCTTCCTTGCCCTTACACATAGTGTCCCAAGATACCCAAGGTAATTTCCTTCTTGAGCCTCCATTGCCCCACCAGAAGTCTCTCATTGCCGAAGTAAGCTTAGCACACAAATCTTTAGGCAATTTAAAGACTGACATGGCATAGACTGGAAGTGCCATACCTATAGACTTCAAGAGAATTTCCTTGCCTCCTTGAGATAGAGTGCGAGCAAACCATCCATGTAATCTATGCTGCAGTTTTTCACGGATGTAATTAAGAATATTC
The Brassica napus cultivar Da-Ae chromosome A1, Da-Ae, whole genome shotgun sequence DNA segment above includes these coding regions:
- the LOC106425466 gene encoding asparagine--tRNA ligase, chloroplastic/mitochondrial isoform X2, with the protein product MAAAFLPATSLRLTPFSTLRFLSFFPISNPSHYSLFRPHRRPLFEDSPANSRRRCFCTATSVSPSSSDGKNNHEQRIGSKVGEFRKKLRIAEVKGGADEGLGRVGQSLSVMGWVRTLRSQSSVTFIEINDGSCLSNLQCVMNPDAEGYDQVEAGSVLTGASVCVQGTIVASQGTKQKVELKVHKIILVGKCDSSYPIQKKRVSREFLRTKAHLRPRTNTFGAVARVRNTLAYATHKFFQESGFVWVASPIITASDCEGAGEQFCVTTLIPSSHETTNTSIDAIPKTKGGLVDWSQDFFGKPAFLTVSGQLNGETYATALSDIYTFGPTFRAENSNTSRHLAEFWMIEPELAFADLDDDMACATAYLQYVVKYVLDNCKEDMEFFDTWIEKGIIHRLSVKWGLDLQSEHERYITEEAFGGRPVIIRDYPKEIKAFYMRENDDGKTVAAMDMLVPRVGELIGGSQREERLGVLEARLDELKLDKESYWWYLDLRRYGSVPHAGFGLGFERLVQFATGIDNIRDVIPFPRSPGSADF
- the LOC106425466 gene encoding asparagine--tRNA ligase, chloroplastic/mitochondrial isoform X1 is translated as MAAAFLPATSLRLTPFSTLRFLSFFPISNPSHYSLFRPHRRPLFEDSPANSRRRCFCTATSVSPSSSDGKNNHEQRIGSKVGEFRKKLRIAEVKGGADEGLGRVGQSLSVMGWVRTLRSQSSVTFIEINDGSCLSNLQCVMNPDAEGYDQVEAGSVLTGASVCVQGTIVASQGTKQKVELKVHKIILVGKCDSSYPIQKKRVSREFLRTKAHLRPRTNTFGAVARVRNTLAYATHKFFQESGFVWVASPIITASDCEGAGEQFCVTTLIPSSHETTNTSIDAIPKTKGGLVDWSQDFFGKPAFLTVSGQLNGETYATALSDIYTFGPTFRAENSNTSRHLAEFWMIEPELAFADLDDDMACATAYLQYVVKYVLDNCKEDMEFFDTWIEKGIIHRLSDVVEKEFLQLSYTDAIELLLKANKNFEFPVKWGLDLQSEHERYITEEAFGGRPVIIRDYPKEIKAFYMRENDDGKTVAAMDMLVPRVGELIGGSQREERLGVLEARLDELKLDKESYWWYLDLRRYGSVPHAGFGLGFERLVQFATGIDNIRDVIPFPRSPGSADF